The DNA sequence TGATCACAAATTCTAGAAACCGCTCTACCACAGACGATTCGCTTTCGGGAAGCTGGTCGATAAGTTGATAAAGCCGTTCTTTCGGTAAACTCATTGCCATCTCTCCCTACTGTTTTTAACCTCGTTAGAAAAACGAGCAGGTACATTGTTATTATACCCCTTATCCGTGAGGAAGCGACAGTGACAAGCATTGTTTATTTAATCTTCATTACAACAAAGCTTTAGTTCCAAAATAGCAGCCTGTTAATAAGTTCGGCCGCTTGGGAAAAGGATTCCGCCTGCAATAGCCGGCCGGAAAGATCGCAGATGTTGGGGAGAGTAAGCTCGTAGCGGTTAAGCCAGATCACAGTTAAGCCTACAGCCAACGCACCGGGAACATCCGACACCGGTGAATCGCCCACAAATATAGTTTCCGAAGCCGTAAGCCCACAGCTTTCCAAGGCCAGGCGAAACATACCTGTTTCCGGTTTAGCCAAACCCCGTTCATCAGAAAAAAACAGGTTCTCTTCTAAAAAGTAACCATTAAGCCCAAGGGCTGCCAGCTTTAGCCGCTGCCAGCTACCGGCACCGTTACTAATAATGCCGCGGCCGATTCCTTCTTTCTGCAACCTGTCCAACAACTCACTAACTTGAGGAAAAGGTTTTACGTTCACCATAAGCTCATCCAGCCACGCACGAGCCAGGCGATCTCCTAACGCATAGTTTTCCTCTGCTTCCGCCCTCTTCAAACATAAGGTGCGACGAAAAAGAACTGATAATAGTTCCGCCGGCTCAGTTATCTGCGTTTGTTCAACAAGGCGAAAATATTCCTGCCAAAACTTTTGCCTATAATCTGCTATCGCTTGTTTATCTAAGCCTAAAAGATCGCAACCCCTCTCCAGTGCCGTTACCAACGCAGCATCAGTAGCCGCCACCACATCGTACAAGGTGCCGTCGAGATCAAAGAAGACAAATCGAGGTTTCGTTTGGCTCTGTACTGTCATTGTTATCACCGCCTAAGTAACCCAATAAGAACAGCCTAAGCTTCGCTTCTCT is a window from the Bacillota bacterium genome containing:
- a CDS encoding HAD family hydrolase, whose amino-acid sequence is MTVQSQTKPRFVFFDLDGTLYDVVAATDAALVTALERGCDLLGLDKQAIADYRQKFWQEYFRLVEQTQITEPAELLSVLFRRTLCLKRAEAEENYALGDRLARAWLDELMVNVKPFPQVSELLDRLQKEGIGRGIISNGAGSWQRLKLAALGLNGYFLEENLFFSDERGLAKPETGMFRLALESCGLTASETIFVGDSPVSDVPGALAVGLTVIWLNRYELTLPNICDLSGRLLQAESFSQAAELINRLLFWN